A section of the Oncorhynchus tshawytscha isolate Ot180627B linkage group LG09, Otsh_v2.0, whole genome shotgun sequence genome encodes:
- the st8sia3 gene encoding sia-alpha-2,3-Gal-beta-1,4-GlcNAc-R:alpha 2,8-sialyltransferase: MVRIASVLGLVMLSVALLILSLISYVSIKKDFLFTNPKYASSGGSRMYMFHTGFRSQLAMKYLDPAFTPLTKALNEIIQENTSKWRYNRTAFTEHRKEISQHIDIAHNFTLTRSSVRVGQLMHYDYSSHKYVFSIGENFKSLLPEASPIVNKHYNVCAVVGNSGVLTGSRCGPEIEKFDFVFRCNFAPTEIFRRDVGRRTNLTTFNPSILEKYYNNLLTLQDRNNFFLSLKKLDGAILWIPAFFFHTSATVTRTLVDFFVEHRGQLKVQLAWPGNIMQYINRYWKTKQLSPKRLSTGILMYTLASSMCEEIHLYGFWPFGWDPNTGKELPYHYYDKMGTKFTTKWQESHQLPAEFKLLYKMHTEGLIKLTLSHCA; encoded by the exons ATGGTCCGCATAGCGAGCGTCCTGGGGTTGGTGATGCTCAGTGTTGCTCTGCTCATACTCTCATTGATCAGCTacgtgtcaataaaaaaagatttTCTATTCACGAACCCCAAATACGCAAGTTCAGGGGGTTCTCGGATGTATATGTTTCATACCGGATTTCG GTCTCAGCTGGCCATGAAGTACCTGGACCCAGCCTTCACccctctgaccaaggccctaaaCGAGATCATCCAGGAGAACACTTCCAAATGGCGCTATAACAGAACAGCTTTCACAGAACATAG aAAAGAGATCTCTCAGCACATCGACATCGCCCACAACTTCACCCTGACCCGGAGCAGCGTGCGCGTGGGTCAGCTGATGCACTATGACTACTCCAGCCACAAGTACGTCTTCTCTATCGGAGAGAACTTCAAGTCCCTGCTTCCCGAGGCCTCTCCCATCGTCAACAAGCACTACAATGTGTGTGCCGTGGTGGGGAACAGCGGCGTCCTCACAGGGAGTCGTTGTGGTCCCGAGATCGAGAAGTTTGACTTCGTCTTCCGCTGCAACTTCGCTCCCACTGAGATCTTCCGCCGGGACGTGGGGCGGAGGACCAACCTCACGACCTTTAACCCCAGCATCCTGGAGAAGTACTACAACAACCTGCTGACCCTCCAGGACAGGAACAACTTCTTCCTGAGTCTGAAGAAGCTGGACGGGGCCATACTCTGGATCCCTGCCTTCTTCTTCCATACCTCGGCCACGGTTACCAGGACACTGGTCGACTTCTTTGTGGAGCACAGAGGACAGCTGAAGGTTCAGCTAGCCTGGCCTGGCAACATCATGCAGTACATAAACCG ATACTGGAAGACCAAGCAGCTGTCACCGAAGCGTCTGAGCACAGGGATCCTCATGTACACTCTGGCCTCGTCCATGTGTGAGGAGATCCACCTGTACGGCTTCTGGCCCTTTGGCTGGGACCCCAACACGGGCAAGGAGCTGCCCTATCACTATTATGACAAGATGGGTACCAAGTTCACCACCAAGTGGCAGGAGTCCCACCAGCTGCCAGCAGAGTTCAAACTGCTCTATAAAATGCACACAGAGGGacttatcaaactaactctctcacATTGTGCCTAG